A DNA window from Dendrosporobacter quercicolus contains the following coding sequences:
- a CDS encoding TetR/AcrR family transcriptional regulator, with amino-acid sequence MRNRILCEAMKEMNERGIKFTMDDLARRLGVSKRTLYENFASKEEIIAFIFKNALAELKEKRELIINDEQLDIREKFKQIMAVRPTLCAETTDRIAIEVKKFMPKQWKKVEDDMEELWESVESLIREGERTGCFRPVFFPAIRVMFKGAFHEFANHNFLLQNKVTIKEMIELMTDILLFGLVPKDSRDQQS; translated from the coding sequence TTGCGAAACAGAATACTATGTGAAGCGATGAAAGAAATGAACGAACGCGGCATTAAGTTCACCATGGATGATTTAGCCCGGCGCCTGGGTGTCAGCAAACGAACGTTGTATGAAAACTTCGCTTCAAAAGAAGAAATCATTGCCTTTATTTTTAAAAATGCCCTGGCCGAGCTCAAAGAAAAACGAGAGTTGATCATCAATGACGAACAACTGGATATCCGGGAAAAATTCAAACAGATTATGGCGGTCAGGCCTACCCTTTGCGCAGAGACCACCGACCGAATAGCAATTGAAGTAAAAAAGTTCATGCCGAAGCAATGGAAAAAAGTCGAAGACGATATGGAGGAGTTATGGGAAAGCGTGGAAAGCTTAATCCGCGAAGGCGAGAGAACCGGTTGTTTCCGGCCTGTGTTCTTTCCGGCGATACGGGTAATGTTCAAAGGCGCCTTCCATGAATTTGCCAACCATAACTTTTTGCTGCAGAATAAAGTTACGATCAAAGAAATGATTGAACTTATGACCGATATTTTATTATTTGGCCTGGTGCCCAAAGACAGTCGG
- a CDS encoding CBO0543 family protein, whose amino-acid sequence MEVLLLFRALLLSGFICASLYWSDWPNWRIYYPSMLFVMIINLLASYLSYHHTLWFFQPDALITTHTALNLLSTFSILPLTALLFLSRFPAGRLKHRLCYITGWIVVYAAIELADGQLGGISYRNGWSLWHSISLDCVMFPLVALHHHRPLPAWLLTVLTAAGIMIGFGFTNAPMK is encoded by the coding sequence ATGGAAGTTCTTCTTCTGTTCAGGGCTTTATTGCTATCAGGCTTCATTTGCGCAAGCCTATACTGGAGCGACTGGCCGAATTGGCGGATCTATTATCCCAGTATGCTATTTGTAATGATCATCAATCTTTTGGCCAGTTATTTATCCTATCATCATACGCTCTGGTTTTTTCAGCCTGACGCCTTAATCACCACCCACACCGCACTAAATCTGCTAAGCACCTTCTCGATCTTACCACTGACCGCCTTACTGTTTCTGTCACGCTTTCCGGCCGGCCGGCTAAAGCACCGGCTATGCTATATCACCGGCTGGATTGTCGTTTATGCCGCAATTGAGCTGGCCGACGGACAGCTAGGCGGAATTTCCTATCGCAATGGCTGGTCTTTATGGCATTCAATTTCTCTGGACTGTGTCATGTTCCCCCTTGTGGCGCTCCATCATCACCGTCCGCTTCCGGCCTGGCTGCTCACAGTGCTTACAGCCGCCGGGATCATGATCGGATTTGGCTTCACGAACGCTCCCATGAAATAA